A region from the Hyalangium ruber genome encodes:
- the hpt gene encoding hypoxanthine phosphoribosyltransferase yields the protein MAFYENEVGIFITEEKVQARVRELGAEITRDYQGKDLTLVCVLKGSTFFAMDLARCIDLPLTMEFLGVSSYQGGTETTGEVRITSDVSKPMAGKHLLIIEDIIDTGLTMSFLLENLRARHPASLKVASLLEKPARARTKIDIDYKGFVIDDVFVVGYGLDYAEKYRNLSFIGRMKGK from the coding sequence GTGGCTTTCTACGAGAACGAAGTCGGCATCTTCATCACCGAGGAGAAGGTCCAGGCGCGCGTGCGCGAGCTGGGGGCGGAGATCACCCGCGATTACCAGGGCAAGGACCTGACGCTGGTGTGCGTGCTGAAGGGCTCGACCTTCTTCGCGATGGACCTGGCGCGCTGCATCGACCTGCCGCTGACGATGGAGTTCCTCGGGGTGTCCTCGTACCAGGGCGGGACGGAGACGACGGGCGAGGTGCGCATCACCTCGGACGTGAGCAAGCCGATGGCGGGCAAGCACCTGCTCATCATCGAGGACATCATCGACACGGGCCTGACGATGAGCTTCCTGCTGGAGAACCTGCGGGCCCGGCACCCGGCGTCGCTGAAGGTGGCCTCGCTGCTGGAGAAGCCGGCGCGGGCCCGGACGAAGATCGACATCGACTACAAGGGCTTCGTCATCGACGACGTGTTCGTCGTGGGCTACGGGCTCGACTACGCGGAGAAGTACCGGAACCTGTCCTTCATCGGGCGGATGAAGGGCAAATAG
- a CDS encoding ribonucleotide-diphosphate reductase subunit beta yields MLLDPGMNLTLRPMSYPAFFEMYRNAIKNTWTVEEVDFSTDLVDLRSKMTEAERHLIHRLVAFFATGDSIVGNNLVLNLYKHVNAPEARMYLSRQLYEEALHVQFYLTLLDTYVPDPADRAKAFAAIDNIPSIQRKARFCLKWMDSINDLTELKTKEDRRRFLLNLICFAGCIEGLFFFAAFAYVYFLRSKGLLNGLAAGTNWVFRDESAHMAFAFEAIKVARKEEPDLFDARMQADVIEMVREAVECETLFAQDLLSGGVAGLSVQEMRQYLEYVADQRLMMLGMSPIYRVKNSLSFMDLQDVQELTNFFERRVSSYQVAVGVGAANDVVLDAAF; encoded by the coding sequence ATGCTGCTGGATCCAGGGATGAACCTGACGCTCCGCCCGATGTCCTACCCCGCGTTCTTCGAGATGTACCGGAACGCGATCAAGAACACCTGGACGGTGGAGGAGGTGGACTTCTCCACGGATCTGGTGGACCTGCGCAGCAAGATGACGGAGGCGGAGCGGCACCTGATCCACCGGCTGGTGGCATTCTTCGCGACGGGTGACTCGATCGTGGGGAACAACCTGGTGTTGAACCTCTACAAGCACGTGAACGCGCCGGAGGCGCGGATGTACCTGTCGCGCCAGCTGTACGAGGAGGCGCTTCACGTGCAGTTCTACCTGACGCTGCTGGACACGTACGTGCCGGATCCGGCGGATCGGGCGAAGGCGTTCGCGGCGATCGACAACATCCCGTCGATCCAGCGCAAGGCGCGCTTCTGCCTGAAGTGGATGGACTCCATCAATGACCTGACGGAGCTGAAGACGAAGGAGGATCGGCGGCGGTTCCTGCTGAACCTCATCTGCTTCGCGGGGTGCATCGAGGGGCTCTTCTTCTTCGCGGCGTTCGCGTACGTGTACTTCCTGCGGAGCAAGGGACTGCTGAACGGGCTGGCGGCGGGGACGAACTGGGTGTTCCGGGACGAGAGCGCGCACATGGCGTTCGCGTTCGAGGCGATCAAGGTCGCGCGGAAGGAAGAGCCGGACCTGTTCGATGCGCGGATGCAGGCGGACGTCATCGAGATGGTGCGCGAGGCGGTGGAGTGCGAGACGTTGTTCGCACAGGACCTACTGAGCGGAGGCGTGGCGGGCCTGTCGGTGCAGGAGATGCGGCAGTACCTGGAGTACGTGGCGGACCAGCGGCTGATGATGCTGGGGATGTCGCCGATCTACCGGGTGAAGAACTCGCTGTCGTTCATGGACCTGCAGGATGTGCAGGAGCTCACGAACTTCTTCGAGCGTCGCGTGAGCTCCTACCAGGTGGCGGTGGGCGTGGGCGCGGCGAACGACGTGGTGCTCGACGCCGCGTTCTGA
- a CDS encoding ribonucleoside-diphosphate reductase subunit alpha: MTTEAPQTPANELAPTMMRVRKRNGSAEPVDLNKIVRAVGRCCAGLTRVDSLRVATKTISGLYDGATTKELDRLSIQTAAALIVEEPEYAKLSARLLATYMQKEVSNQEIHSFSQSVAAGHKHGLIADRLLQFVQTNARKLNAAIDPSRNDLFEYFGLRTVYDRYLLKNPQTREVIETPQDFFLRVACALTDSAKDAIELYRLFSSLEYLPSSPTLFNAGTRHEQLSSCFLLDSPTDDLEAIYKKYTDVAMLSKFSGGIGVAYHRVRARGSLIRSTNGHSNGIVPWLKTLDASVAAVNQGGKRKGACCVYLETWHADIEDFLELRDNTGDEARRTHNLNLANWVPDLFMRRVEADGEWSLFDPKSVPHLTDLYGEAFERAYAEAEAKGLALRKVKARDLYARMMKTLAQTGNGWMTFKDISNRKSNQTSKDGNVIHLSNLCTEILEVTNASETAVCNLGSLNLGRMVADGKFDFDRLRANVALAIRQLDRVIDLNYYPISTAAESNRRWRPVGLGLMGLQDVFFQLRLPFDAPEARALSKKVSEEIYYAAMNASCDLAEQSGPHLAFPETRAARGELQFDAWGVVPEDTARWDALRDRVKKTGLRNSLMIAIAPTATIASIAGCYECIEPQVSNLFKRETLSGDFLQVNKYLVRELQALGLWNESMRSRLKLSEGSVQELTELPAELRAIYRTAWELPMRSLIDMAADRGAFIDQSQSLNLFVEAPNIGKLSSMYFYAWQKGLKTTYYMRSRPATRIAKATVGTTMGESATATPNMPMAQAAPQVPTPAVTATPAAATYTEAEAVACSLENPEMCEACQ, translated from the coding sequence ATGACGACCGAAGCGCCGCAGACGCCGGCCAACGAGCTGGCGCCCACCATGATGCGGGTGCGCAAGCGCAACGGCAGCGCGGAGCCGGTGGACCTGAACAAGATCGTCCGGGCCGTGGGCCGCTGCTGTGCGGGGCTGACGCGGGTGGACTCGCTGCGGGTGGCCACGAAGACCATCAGCGGGCTGTACGACGGGGCGACGACGAAGGAGCTGGACCGGCTGTCCATCCAGACGGCGGCGGCGCTCATCGTCGAGGAGCCCGAGTACGCGAAGCTGTCGGCGCGACTGCTGGCCACGTACATGCAGAAGGAGGTCAGCAACCAGGAGATCCACTCCTTCTCGCAGTCGGTGGCGGCGGGGCACAAGCACGGGCTGATCGCGGACCGGTTGCTGCAGTTCGTGCAGACCAACGCGCGCAAGCTCAACGCGGCGATCGACCCGTCGCGCAACGACCTGTTCGAGTACTTCGGCCTGCGCACGGTGTACGACCGCTACCTGCTGAAGAACCCGCAGACGCGCGAGGTCATCGAGACGCCGCAGGACTTCTTCCTGCGCGTGGCCTGCGCGCTGACGGATTCGGCGAAGGACGCCATCGAGCTGTACCGGCTGTTCAGCTCGCTGGAGTACCTGCCCAGCTCACCCACGCTGTTCAACGCGGGCACGCGGCACGAGCAGCTCTCGAGCTGCTTCCTGCTGGACTCGCCGACGGACGACCTGGAGGCCATCTACAAGAAGTACACGGACGTGGCGATGCTCTCGAAGTTCTCGGGCGGCATCGGCGTGGCGTACCACCGGGTGCGGGCGCGCGGCTCGCTGATCCGGTCCACGAACGGGCACTCGAACGGCATCGTCCCGTGGCTGAAGACGCTGGACGCGTCGGTGGCGGCGGTGAACCAGGGCGGCAAGCGCAAGGGCGCGTGCTGCGTGTACCTGGAGACGTGGCACGCGGACATCGAGGACTTCCTCGAGCTGCGGGACAACACGGGTGACGAGGCGCGGCGCACGCACAACCTGAACCTGGCCAACTGGGTGCCGGACCTGTTCATGCGGCGGGTGGAGGCGGACGGCGAGTGGTCGCTGTTCGATCCGAAGTCGGTGCCACACCTGACGGACCTGTACGGCGAGGCGTTCGAGCGGGCGTACGCGGAGGCGGAGGCGAAGGGGCTGGCGCTGCGCAAGGTGAAGGCGCGCGACCTGTATGCGCGGATGATGAAGACGCTGGCGCAGACGGGCAACGGCTGGATGACCTTCAAGGACATCAGCAACCGCAAGAGCAACCAGACGTCGAAGGACGGCAACGTCATCCACCTGTCGAACCTCTGCACGGAGATCCTCGAGGTGACGAACGCCTCGGAGACGGCGGTGTGCAACCTGGGCTCGCTGAACCTGGGTCGGATGGTGGCGGACGGGAAGTTCGACTTCGACCGGCTGCGGGCGAACGTGGCGCTGGCGATCCGGCAGCTCGACCGGGTGATCGACCTGAACTACTACCCCATCTCGACGGCGGCGGAGTCCAACCGGCGCTGGCGTCCGGTGGGCCTGGGCCTGATGGGGCTGCAGGACGTGTTCTTCCAGCTGCGGCTGCCGTTCGACGCGCCGGAGGCTCGGGCGCTGTCGAAGAAGGTCTCGGAGGAGATCTACTACGCGGCGATGAACGCCTCGTGCGACCTGGCGGAGCAGAGCGGTCCGCACCTGGCGTTCCCGGAGACGCGGGCGGCGCGGGGCGAGCTGCAGTTCGACGCGTGGGGCGTGGTGCCGGAGGACACGGCGCGGTGGGATGCGCTGCGTGATCGCGTGAAGAAGACGGGGCTGCGCAACTCGCTGATGATCGCGATTGCTCCCACGGCGACGATCGCGTCGATCGCGGGCTGCTACGAGTGCATCGAGCCGCAGGTGTCGAACCTGTTCAAGCGCGAGACGCTGTCGGGCGACTTCCTGCAGGTGAACAAGTACCTGGTGCGGGAGCTGCAGGCGCTGGGGCTGTGGAACGAGTCGATGCGCTCGCGGCTGAAGCTGTCGGAGGGCAGCGTGCAGGAGCTCACGGAGCTGCCGGCGGAGCTGAGGGCCATCTACCGGACGGCGTGGGAGCTGCCGATGCGCTCGCTGATCGACATGGCGGCCGACCGCGGGGCGTTCATCGATCAGAGCCAGTCGCTGAACCTGTTCGTGGAGGCGCCGAACATCGGGAAGCTGTCCTCGATGTACTTCTACGCGTGGCAGAAGGGGCTGAAGACGACGTACTACATGCGCTCTCGCCCGGCGACGCGGATCGCCAAGGCGACGGTGGGTACGACGATGGGCGAGAGCGCCACGGCGACGCCGAACATGCCGATGGCTCAGGCGGCTCCCCAAGTTCCAACGCCGGCGGTGACGGCGACCCCTGCGGCGGCTACGTACACGGAGGCCGAGGCGGTGGCGTGCTCTCTGGAGAACCCGGAGATGTGCGAAGCCTGCCAGTAG
- a CDS encoding ATP-binding protein: MWQRAVEDTGLEQETPSTRPSSAAPSDRMQLEASRRLMDVLTQVHVELVTRGNHRALFERLLTLMLEETRSEYGFIGEVLRSPEGAPYLRTYAITNIAWTDELRAQYAMNASRGMEFRNLQSLFGTVMTSGQPVLANAPTSHPRASGVPSGHPPLRAFLGVPFKVHGELVGMVGMANRPGGYAEDLIEFLQPLLTTCGIITHAWRSEQSVKERARELQAKNEELGRALQQLRDTQKQLVIQEKMAALGSLTAGIAHELKNPLHFINSFAGLSEEFTAELARSVDSHRSRLAPEASEGMGTVLGQLQQSMAKVREHGHRATQIINGMLMHSWGSSEPRVAVSLNTVLRESLQLAFSGFRAKVPEFELGLQEDYDPEVGEVEVVALELSRVFINVVDNACYALHEKKKGAKDGFSPRLEVRTQARGEWVEIRLRDNGTGIPHVRLGKVFEPFFTTKPAGEGSGLGLSLSHNIIVGHHQGRLRVESVEGEFSELIIELPKRAPEG; encoded by the coding sequence ATGTGGCAGCGAGCAGTCGAGGACACCGGGTTGGAGCAGGAAACGCCGTCCACTCGCCCGTCGTCCGCCGCCCCCTCGGACCGCATGCAGCTGGAGGCCAGCCGGCGGCTGATGGATGTGCTCACGCAGGTACACGTCGAGCTCGTCACCCGCGGCAACCATCGCGCCCTCTTCGAGCGGCTGCTGACGCTCATGCTCGAAGAGACTCGGAGCGAGTACGGCTTCATCGGAGAGGTTCTCCGCTCCCCGGAAGGTGCGCCGTACCTGCGGACCTATGCCATCACCAACATCGCCTGGACCGACGAGCTGCGTGCGCAGTACGCGATGAACGCCTCGCGAGGCATGGAGTTCCGCAACCTGCAGTCGCTCTTCGGCACGGTGATGACGTCGGGGCAGCCCGTGCTCGCCAACGCGCCCACCTCCCACCCGCGCGCCAGCGGCGTGCCGTCGGGCCACCCTCCGCTCCGAGCCTTCCTCGGAGTGCCGTTCAAGGTTCACGGCGAGCTGGTGGGCATGGTGGGCATGGCCAACCGCCCAGGGGGCTATGCCGAGGACCTCATTGAGTTCCTGCAGCCGCTGCTCACCACCTGCGGCATCATCACCCACGCATGGCGCAGCGAGCAGAGCGTGAAGGAGCGCGCCCGCGAGCTCCAGGCGAAGAACGAAGAGCTGGGCCGGGCGCTCCAGCAGCTGCGTGACACCCAGAAGCAGCTCGTCATCCAGGAGAAGATGGCCGCGCTGGGGTCGCTCACCGCCGGCATCGCCCATGAGCTGAAGAATCCCCTCCACTTCATCAACAGCTTCGCGGGGCTGTCCGAGGAGTTCACGGCGGAGCTGGCCAGGAGCGTGGATTCACATCGCTCCCGGCTGGCGCCGGAGGCTTCCGAGGGGATGGGCACGGTGCTCGGGCAGCTCCAGCAGAGCATGGCGAAGGTCCGGGAGCATGGCCACCGCGCCACTCAGATCATCAATGGGATGTTGATGCACTCGTGGGGCTCGTCCGAGCCCCGGGTGGCCGTCAGCCTCAACACCGTGCTCCGGGAAAGCCTCCAGCTGGCCTTCAGCGGGTTTCGCGCCAAGGTGCCGGAGTTCGAGCTGGGCCTTCAGGAGGACTACGACCCCGAAGTGGGCGAGGTGGAGGTGGTGGCCCTGGAGCTCAGCCGCGTCTTCATCAACGTGGTGGACAACGCGTGCTACGCCCTGCACGAGAAGAAGAAGGGGGCGAAGGACGGGTTCTCTCCGCGCCTGGAGGTGAGGACCCAGGCTCGCGGCGAGTGGGTGGAGATCCGGCTCCGGGACAATGGGACCGGCATCCCCCACGTCCGTCTCGGCAAGGTGTTCGAGCCCTTCTTCACCACCAAGCCGGCCGGAGAGGGCAGTGGCCTGGGGCTGTCGCTCAGCCACAACATCATCGTGGGCCACCACCAGGGCCGGCTTCGTGTGGAGTCGGTCGAGGGTGAGTTCTCCGAGCTGATCATCGAGCTGCCCAAGCGCGCCCCGGAGGGGTGA
- a CDS encoding IF-2 protein: MNETPRGSFGYRVQRAFTRVLVTLLVLGMAGAVAFLLAKLNARTFTLELYDGQLVVMKGRMLPWGAVPYQPGDARMADTYAPIPLEGQTVTNLLAEQFTERDELDRALFPVLETLAKPRIASDEPQAVERGVYYLRRAERLAGLSEEQRTRLKGMLAEVAYYQARQKLDEARKLITEAMTQLKLASEGDNRHSRSATQMLSKVGAPTQALDQALAEAVHTLSAPRAKETVEPPAETPPAAPPAPGAVITDSDTQARPPELDATGRDAGGPP, encoded by the coding sequence ATGAACGAGACGCCTCGAGGGAGCTTTGGCTACCGCGTGCAGCGCGCCTTCACGCGGGTGCTGGTGACGCTGCTGGTGCTGGGGATGGCGGGGGCGGTGGCCTTCCTGCTGGCCAAGCTCAACGCGCGCACTTTCACGCTGGAGCTGTACGACGGCCAGCTGGTGGTGATGAAGGGGCGGATGCTGCCGTGGGGGGCGGTGCCCTACCAGCCGGGCGATGCGCGGATGGCGGACACCTACGCCCCCATCCCCCTGGAGGGGCAGACGGTGACGAACCTGCTCGCCGAGCAATTCACCGAGCGGGACGAGCTGGACCGGGCCCTCTTCCCGGTGCTGGAGACGCTGGCCAAGCCGCGCATCGCCTCGGACGAGCCGCAGGCGGTGGAGCGAGGCGTGTACTACCTGCGACGGGCGGAACGGCTGGCGGGGCTGAGCGAGGAGCAGCGCACCCGGCTCAAGGGGATGCTGGCAGAGGTGGCCTACTACCAGGCTCGCCAGAAGCTGGACGAGGCGCGCAAGCTGATCACCGAGGCGATGACCCAGCTGAAACTGGCCTCCGAGGGCGACAACCGGCACTCGCGCAGCGCCACGCAGATGTTGAGCAAGGTGGGCGCCCCCACCCAGGCGCTGGACCAGGCCCTTGCCGAGGCCGTGCATACCCTGAGCGCGCCCCGGGCGAAGGAGACAGTGGAGCCCCCCGCCGAGACGCCCCCAGCGGCCCCCCCGGCGCCAGGCGCCGTCATCACCGACAGCGACACCCAGGCCCGGCCGCCGGAGCTCGATGCGACCGGCAGGGATGCAGGCGGCCCTCCCTGA